From one Lolium rigidum isolate FL_2022 chromosome 4, APGP_CSIRO_Lrig_0.1, whole genome shotgun sequence genomic stretch:
- the LOC124649039 gene encoding periodic tryptophan protein 2-like → MNYRFHNLLGAPYRGGDAVFAGDSSVLLSAVGNRVATTDLAASSSLTLPFESSSNLTRLATSPSGDFLLASDDKGRALYANLRRRAVLHRISFKEAPSAARFSPDGELIAVAVGKLVQIWRSPSFRKDFFPFHLLRTFPGFAAGVTSFDWSPDSAFLLASCKDLTARLLPVKRGVGSKPFLFLGHRAPVIGAFFATDKKTGTVHGVYTVSKDGAIFTWKLSAQGDDSTSPPSPGTPEQDSEQPELNNGSRKRKSSGEEPGTTPLHLAKWELQKKDFFMQSPAKLTACDYHRELDMVVVGFSSGVFGLYQMPDFVCHHLLSISREKITTAIFNSLGNWLVFGCAKLGQLLVWEWRSESYILKQQGHYFDVNCIAYSPDSQLIATGADDNKVKVWTASTGFCFITFSEHTNAVTAVHFMANNHSLLSASLDGTIRAWDLFRYRNFKTFTTPSPRQFVSLTADQSGEIICAGTLDSFEIYVWSMKTGRLLDVLSGHQGPVHGLMFSPISAILASSSWDKTVRLWDVFESKGAVETFQHSHDVLTLAYRPDGRQIACSTLDGLINFWDPFDGLLMYTIEGRRDISGGRLMTDRRSAANTSIGKYFTTLCYSADGSYILAGGNSKYICMYDIGEQVLLRRFQITRNLSLDGVLDFLNSKNMTDAGPLDLIDDEDSDVEDGIDQQTRGNMGHGLPGSMANRGRPLARTKCVKFAPTGRSFAAATTDGVLLYSVDESFIFDPTDLDIDVTPEKVEEALAENQQQRALLLSLRLNEDSLIKKCIFAVDSSNVRAICSSVPFKYLQRLIDAFADLLESCPHLEFILLWAQELCKVDGTYIQQNSRTLLPALKSLQKSITKIHQDLADTCSSNEYMLKYLCAAGTK, encoded by the exons ATGAACTACCGCTTCCACAACCTGCTGGGGGCGCCCTACCGCGGCGGCGACGCCGTCTTCGCCGGGGACTCCTCCGTGCTCCTCTCCGCGGTCGGCAACCGCGTCGCCACCACCgacctcgccgcctcctcctcgctcacGCTCCCCTTCGAGTCCTCCTCCAACCTCACCCGCCTCGCCACCTCCCCCTCGGGGGACTTCCTCCTCGCCTCCGACGACAAGGGCCGCGCGCTCTACGCCAACCTGCGCCGCCGCGCCGTCCTCCACCGCATCTCCTTCAAGGAGGCGCCCTCCGCCGCCCGCTTCAGCCCCGACGGCGAgctcatcgccgtcgccgtcggcaAGCTCGTCCAGATCTGGCGCTCGCCCTCCTTCCGCAAGGACTTCTTCCCCTTCCACCTCCTCCGCACCTTCCCCGGCTTCGCCGCCGGCGTCACCTCCTTCGACTGGTCCCCCGACTCCGCCTTCCTCCTCGCCTCCTGCAAGGACCTCACCGCCCGCCTCCTGCCCGTCAAGAGGGGCGTCGGGAGCaagcccttcctcttcctcggccacCGCGCACCCGTAATCGGCGCCTTCTTCGCCACCGACAAGAAGACTGGCACAGTCCACGGGGTCTACACTGTTTCAAAGGATGGCGCTATCTTCACATGGAAATTATCGGCACAAGGCGACGACTCTACTTCTCCACCTTCACCCGGAACACCCGAGCAGGATTCAGAACAGCCAGAGTTGAATAATGggagcaggaagaggaagagTTCTGGAGAAGAGCCGGGCACCACTCCACTGCATTTGGCAAAGTGGGAGCTGCAGAAAAAGGACTTCTTCATGCAGTCACCGGCCAAGTTAACCGCCTGCGATTACCACCGGGAGCTCGACATGGTGGTGGTTGGGTTCTCTAGCGGAGTGTTCGGGCTCTACCAGATGCCCGACTTTGTGTGCCACCACTTGCTGTCCATATCGAGAGAGAAGATCACCACTGCTATTTTCAACAGCCTGGGGAATTGGCTGGTTTTTGGGTGTGCCAAACTCGGGCAGCTGCTAGTGTGGGAGTGGCGGTCCGAGAGCTACATTTTGAAGCAGCAGGGGCACTACTTTGATGTCAACTGCATTGCGTACTCACCAGATTCTCAGTTGATTGCCACCGGAGCTGACGATAACAAAGTCAAG GTCTGGACGGCTTCCACTGGGTTCTGCTTCATAACATTTTCCGAGCATACAAATGCTGTTACTGCAGTTCATTTTATGGCCAATAACCATTCTCTTCTCAGTGCCTCCCTTGATGGGACTATTCGAGCGTGGGATTTGTTCCGTTATCGGAACTTCAAAACGTTTACGACCCCTTCGCCTAGACAATTTGTTTCTTTAACAGCAGATCAGAGTGGTGAAATAATTTGTGCTGGAACACTTGATTCATTTGAG ATATATGTTTGGTCAATGAAGACTGGTCGTCTGTTGGATGTACTCAGTGGCCACCAAGGACCAGTTCATGGTCTAATGTTTTCACCAATCAGT GctattttggcttcatcatcatgGGACAAGACTGTCCGTCTTTGGGATGTATTTGAAAGCAAGGGCGCTGTGGAAACTTTTCAGCACTCACATGATGTTCTTACTTTGGCTTATCGTCCTGATGGAAGACAGATTGCGTGCAGCACGCTAGATGGCCTAATCAATTTTTGGGATCCTTTTGATGGGTTGTTGATGTATACAATTGAGGGTCGCAGGGATATTTCTGGTGGGCGCCTCATGACTGATAGAAGATCTGCAGCTAACACAAGTATAGGGAAGTATTTCACGACACTGTGCTATTCTGCTGATGGCAGCTATATTCTTGCTGGAGGAAACAGCAAATATATATGCATGTATGATATTGGAGAACAG GTGCTGTTGCGTAGATTCCAGATCACTCGCAATCTTTCATTGGATGGGGTTCTTGATTTTCTGAACTCGAAAAATATGACTGATGCTGGTCCACTAGATTTAATTGATGACGAAGATAGTGATGTTGAGGATGGAATTGATCAACAAACAAGAGGTAACATGGGTCATGGTTTACCTGGATCGATGGCAAATCGTGGAAGACCCTTGGCTCGGACAAAATGTGTGAAGTTTGCTCCAACAGGAAGATCTTTTGCTGCAGCGACCACTGATGGTGTTCTGTTGTACTCTGTTGATGAATCATTCATTTTTGACCCAACAGATCTTGACATTGATGTTACTCCGGAG AAAGTGGAGGAAGCTCTTGCAGAAAACCAGCAGCAGAGAGCCCTTTTACTAAGCCTCCGGCTGAATGAGGACTCGTTGATTAAGAAATGCATATTTGCTGTGGATTCATCCAATGTACGAGCAATCTGTTCATCGGTACCCTTCAAGTATCTTCAGAGATTGATCGATGCATTCGCTGACCTTCTGGAAAGTTGTCCACATCTGGAATTTATCCTTCTCTGGGCTCAG GAGCTATGCAAGGTTGACGGAACCTACATTCAGCAGAACTCCAGGACCTTGCTTCCTGCTCTCAAGTCGTTGCAGAAGTCGATAACAAAAATACATCAGGATTTGGCAGACACTTGTTCCTCCAATGAGTACATGCTGAAATATCTGTGTGCTGCTGGGACAAAGTAG